The Methanohalophilus portucalensis genome window below encodes:
- a CDS encoding radical SAM protein, translating to MLINGKKEEIPPFPHHKAYIYRSKQFFFAKGLTTHLTMGNFITLKELYKGFNNKCSIPRVLLIDPTSNCNLKCKGCWSHDYESGHNISYEKLNDILDQAEQLGIKDCLMTGGEPLLRKDDILKICRKHNKMTFGIFTNGTLIDENFADEMAKLGNLNVFLSIEGTREETDFRRGEGVYNKVIKAMDVLSDKGIAFAFSACYHYGNYKTIASDEFLDHMREKGAWFGWLFQYIPVGSNADTSLVCTAEQRAYVQEKIRDYSTKNDYVIIDFWNNGHLSFGCIGAGVGFAHINAKGDVEPCAFCHYSDSNIYDVSLVEALRSKFFTEFRNSQPFSENPLRACPIIDNPQSLINVVKSSNAKSTHLANPETVEELAMKNFARADEWEPVAELLFKKMPEHVQRNFPRFLRYFSFKKGITDGRREDI from the coding sequence ATGCTGATAAATGGTAAAAAGGAAGAAATTCCACCATTTCCACATCACAAGGCTTATATTTACAGAAGTAAACAGTTCTTTTTTGCAAAAGGGTTAACCACCCATTTGACTATGGGTAATTTTATTACATTAAAAGAGTTGTATAAAGGCTTTAACAACAAATGTTCAATACCCAGAGTACTCCTTATTGATCCGACCAGTAATTGTAATCTGAAATGTAAAGGTTGTTGGTCGCATGATTATGAAAGTGGCCATAATATATCCTATGAGAAGCTAAATGATATATTAGACCAGGCTGAGCAACTTGGGATAAAGGACTGTTTGATGACCGGTGGAGAACCATTGCTCCGTAAAGATGATATTTTAAAAATATGTAGAAAACATAATAAAATGACTTTTGGAATTTTCACAAACGGAACATTGATAGATGAAAACTTTGCAGATGAGATGGCAAAGCTGGGTAACTTGAACGTATTTTTGAGTATAGAGGGTACACGAGAAGAGACTGATTTTAGAAGAGGGGAAGGTGTTTATAACAAGGTAATTAAAGCCATGGATGTTTTGAGTGATAAAGGCATTGCATTTGCATTTTCAGCATGTTATCACTATGGCAACTATAAGACCATTGCCAGTGATGAGTTCCTAGATCATATGAGAGAGAAGGGTGCATGGTTTGGATGGCTTTTCCAGTATATCCCGGTTGGAAGTAATGCTGATACTAGTTTGGTCTGTACAGCTGAACAAAGGGCCTATGTACAAGAGAAGATTCGGGATTATAGTACCAAAAACGATTATGTGATCATAGATTTTTGGAACAACGGACACCTTTCTTTTGGATGTATTGGAGCAGGTGTTGGATTTGCCCATATAAATGCTAAAGGAGATGTTGAACCTTGTGCATTTTGCCATTATTCTGACTCGAATATATATGATGTTTCGCTTGTTGAGGCACTTAGGTCCAAGTTCTTCACCGAGTTCAGGAATTCTCAACCTTTCTCTGAGAACCCATTACGAGCATGTCCTATAATAGATAATCCACAGTCACTTATAAATGTAGTCAAAAGTTCCAATGCAAAGTCTACACATTTAGCTAACCCTGAGACGGTCGAAGAACTTGCAATGAAAAATTTCGCAAGGGCAGATGAATGGGAACCTGTGGCTGAGTTATTATTTAAGAAGATGCCTGAACATGTACAGAGGAATTTTCCCCGATTTTTAAGATATTTCTCTTTCAAGAAAGGAATAACCGATGGCAGAAGAGAAGACATTTAG
- a CDS encoding alpha/beta fold hydrolase encodes MAEEKTFSAEIYKDNKHEDWLILIHGFGGSAKTWNKQIGTFSRHYNLLVLEMHKNTSQELLNLDMICEHIHNTMLFYGVKKAHFISFSFSSLISLRFAVLYPNVVNSLIMGGGVIRYSLKTKLLIFLAMNLKKKVNYMLLYRFFAYIIMPKKNHRRSRDIFVNEARKLGHDEFCKWLNIIPQTMNGLEWLKSLQNDISILFISGSKDYLFLNDILKYSKKFSNSYVEIITDCGHVCSIEQYEKFNNIVINHLSRV; translated from the coding sequence ATGGCAGAAGAGAAGACATTTAGTGCCGAGATATATAAGGATAACAAGCATGAAGATTGGTTGATACTCATTCATGGGTTTGGTGGTAGTGCTAAGACGTGGAATAAGCAAATTGGCACATTTTCAAGGCACTATAATCTTCTTGTATTGGAAATGCACAAGAACACCTCACAAGAACTACTCAACCTTGACATGATATGTGAACATATACATAACACAATGTTATTTTATGGAGTGAAAAAAGCTCACTTCATCAGTTTTTCTTTCAGCTCATTGATATCATTAAGGTTTGCGGTTTTATACCCGAATGTTGTTAATTCACTCATTATGGGCGGGGGCGTTATAAGATATAGTCTCAAGACAAAATTACTGATTTTCTTAGCTATGAATCTCAAAAAAAAAGTGAATTATATGCTTCTTTACAGATTTTTCGCATATATTATAATGCCAAAAAAAAATCACCGTCGATCAAGAGATATTTTTGTAAATGAAGCAAGAAAACTTGGCCATGATGAATTTTGCAAATGGTTGAATATCATTCCTCAAACTATGAATGGTCTTGAATGGCTAAAGAGTTTACAAAATGATATCAGTATACTGTTTATTTCAGGTAGTAAAGATTACTTATTTTTAAATGATATATTAAAATATAGTAAGAAGTTCTCCAACTCATATGTTGAAATTATCACAGATTGTGGTCATGTATGTTCTATAGAACAATATGAGAAATTCAATAATATTGTTATAAATCACTTGTCTCGTGTATAA